AACTATATCCATATATCCTAGCAAGataaatccataataaaaactcaattttgactcttatagagaaaagagtgaggAAAAAGGTATGTAGGATGAATGACTACAAAACCATGCTTTCTGAATAATATAGAGTGGATTTGAGGGAGAGTAAGGACAAAACAAACTAGAAGGTATTTGTCTAGGATGAGGGTTTTTTCAATCAACAGAGAGGAAAGACTGGATtaactcaaagaaaaaaaaagcaaaaaatggtAGGCTGGATGTTGGATTTTTCAGATATCTTGATAAGAGATCAGGAAGGAAGTTGTATGTTCCTTTGATGTGTTTATACAGATTCCTTAAACGAGACAGACACAGATGAGTCAACCTTTGATTTCTCAGCTGAGAGTCAGTTGAAGCCATCTAATCTTGGAGATGTTAATTCGATAACTCCTCCACTGTTCACAAACGACCATGTCAGGACATCGCCACTAGAATTGCCTGTGTGCAATACTAGTAAGCAAATGTCTTTACTATCTTTTTCTGAAACCAATTCTTCATCTCGGGTATTTACCATAGATTTACCTAAGATGACACCATCTCGAGTACGTCCTCCAGAATTTCTATCTACTACACAATCTGTTGGATGTGATGAAAATGGATTTACTCTTGTTAcctgaaagaaaagaagaaggataTCCCCCAGATGAAAACTCGGGCAGCTACTCATCGTGTGGCACCATCTTTTTTACCTTCCAGTTGAGCGGTGATCTTAtatgagtttttattatttctatatcAAGCGGCTAAACGGTTTATGTTGCTTTGTATGTTTTCTTTCGATATacaattttgtttcctttttgttaACCTTCCAAGTCCTTTGTAATACTTGGGGTATATCTCTCGTATCATGTACCTTTTTGGTTCTATACAACTTaacttttattcaaaatataaaaaaagtttaacatCAAACCGATATCTATCAAACCAATATTTCTATTAAAGTAATTGCAGTTGAGGAAGGAGCTTTTACTTGGTTTCAAGCATTTTTAGAAAGCTTGACTTATCCATTTCAATAAGAAAATGATGTCTTACTAAATAGAATTCACACTTCTCAATTCCTTATTTAACTGCAAGGATTTccttgaaagtttaatggtaaTGAAACTCTGATTGCTTGAAGGCTTTGTTTTTATAGCCATAGATTTTTTGCTTGCCATTATTGTTTTTAGTAGTACCGCACCCTATTAATTATCACTagcattaatatataaaattattttgccATCAAATGGGATTTGTAGGAATGATAGATTTTGTGCTATCAACTGGAGTTGTTGAAGTGCTTAGGAATGAAAATTGGACCATTGTTCTAATTCCTTCTTTAATAAAGAGGACAAGGTATTCATATGTTGGGCAATATGAGGAACAAAGTCTGCCATATAGCTCATTATAACTAGGAATTATTGAACTTCCCTTTTAAAGAGATAGTTAGAAGGAAAGTATAACGAAGCTTTTTCAATGTGTGGTTGAAGCATTATATGTCCGTCTTTAATATTTGAGGATGAAGATGACAACACGGGTCTTATAATGATGAATGAGAAAGGTTActatgcaggaaaaaaaaagaaaaaaaaacttgttgatGAATCTTCATTATTGGTTTAGTTTTACAGTTGTCTTGTAAGAATTTGCTTAAAGCAACTAGTGGTTTCTCTTCAGACAATTTGATCGTAGTagataattttggttttatatataaagcaagTATTGATGATAAGAAAACGATAAGGGCAGTGAAGGTATTGAATCTTTAAAATCATGAAGCTTCAAAAGATTTCATGGCCAAGTGTAAAGTCTTAAGAAACATTAGGCATTAGAATCTTGTCAACATCCTAATTGCTTGAAACAACTAAGAACAAAGGAAGAGATGTGGTGGAGATGGTGGTCTATAATAATGGGGAAAGATAGGAGAGAAGggttgcttttcttttccttttttttttttgttttggtttgctcTTTCtgtctatttttgttttcaagttttttagtgATATGTTTGTTACTTTTAGCTTCTGGACTCTTTAAtcattatttcaaatataatggTAATCTTgtaattacatatatattttttgttgacttttttcTAGCACAAACTCTTAAAGATGTAAAGTGTTATTTACCTTCAAATTTTAGGTTGCAAaatgtaatatttaaaaattgtatTGCAAAGTGAAAAAAGACCAAACAATATGATACTCACAttaattttccttatttttaattactatgTGAACAtggttttatttgtatttgtttgtttctaCTTGTATGATCTCAAGTAGTTGATATgtcattaaatatttaaatattggaTTAAAGACCAAATATATAAGAATGAATTTCATATTGTtcttaaaactaaaattcaaaGAACATGTGCCAAAATTGTTTTATACAtggtttctctttcttttttctttgtcaaatgGCCCTGATTGTTTTAtacatttataataatatttactttaaataaatttataaaaatgatatttaaataattatcctATTATGCCaaattctttaaataatattatagtttttatgataatattaacaattatatatgaaccaaatatgcttaatttttttaaaaagattccctcatgaatatttaatataaataaaatattttttttattgtaaatgtttatttgatttttatcaaatttaaatttttttttttgtatttttagtgaaattattgattcatgatttttttttcttattaaaacctgcttttaagattatgataagttttaatttaaaaaacaatacttataataaaaaagacatgtttttgttaaaaaaaacatataaataaaaaaaataattttgattagaaagatttattttttactccttatttcaaatcaatgattgttttttttttttttctaatttctattttaatcacctttattttttatacaataaacCATATATATGGCTAACaataaagtatttatttaaacaaataaaatatatgagtaataaaaaataatattgagtaaaatataaaatttttcatggtttaaattattatttgtttttatgaatatttattgttatttctattcaattaaattaaaaattaaaaaacaatacttgTGTCACTATAcaatgaatattaaattctcgtattaatttttatttaacattaatatttttttatatgaatcattaaattatatatatatatatatatatatatatatatttataaaatacaaatatcatcttttttgtttttaattaaagattttcATGATAGTAAAAAACATATCCATAACGTTCTTCTTTTTTGTAGCACATTAGTTTCAAATAATCCTATCCGTAATGTATCGCTTGGTCACACAGACtaattattgttatatatttggGAAAGGCATTCTAAGGGATTTATAATAGGAGGggtatatttgtaatatttatattattttactcgATTTAATCTGTAAAAGCTGTCacaaaatttaagaaatgaATTTCACAAATTAGAAAGACGGGTAAGGATTTTTAAAACTTTGTTAGCCTAACTTAACTTATacactttatatttattttgtttttatatttaatagtttgtaaattaataatttatttttattttattagtggattttttattatattttcttaacataacaaaaaaacacttgttttttttataagaaaaaaaataattattattagaatttCATGGTGTGTTAGGTATGAAAGTTAGACATGACATTAAGGGGTCATGACACTTATTTTCATGTTATAGTTATGCCGCTAAATATGAActcataaaaattaacaatataaaactaacttgttaatatttttaatatttataaaaaatctaacctaatttgatatttttagtccatttgagtatttttttaaatgatttatacttgtaatttataaaatatcataaattaaatttattataattctgACATGGAATATGGTTGCcgttactttttaaagtgtttttttatttaaaatatattaaaataatatatttttattttttaaaattatttttgatataaatatatcaaaattatttaaaaacatcaaaaatattaatttggagtaaaaaaaattaaaaaaaaattttaaattttttaaaatataaaaataaacagaaattaAACCTTTTTTGTACAACCCATTTTAAACGCCATCATGATTGATACGAATACCATCACCATTTTCCACTAgttttgacatttgtttttttattacggAAGCATTTACTAACCCATCTTGACATCCCCTTTTTCAACGAGATCATGGCCTTGTTCGGTGTGTTtgtcaaaattttttaatttttatattattttaatgtattaatatattaaaaaatttaaattaaaaaaatcattttaatatgtttacaTGAAGTAAAAATGAACCGCGTAGGCATCATTTGACGTGACAATGAGTTTATTGATGGAAGCCATGGTTTTTCACAGCCACATATTTTTCAAGTCTTCCTGGGTGCGCGTCAATAGCACAAGCTCAAgtccaaattaaaaatcattttcagaCTAGCTTTTTAGAGAAGCTTGTTCATACTAGACAATTACATTTACGAGCTTAATTCAGATcttaaaatagtaatataaaaataaattcacttGACAATTAAGCTAAAATCTCTAAAATGTCTCTTGGGATTTTAGataatttcctttaaaaaaaaagagagtaaagaaATATCAAATTCGAGGTGGAtcaatttatattgaaattaattatatcttaatagtgaaaaaaatcatagcattgaaacaaaaattttataacaAGAAATAACAAATTCTTGGTTTTCCTATCTTTTAGATTCAAATTTACTCCTCTTGAGATTTTGTTTGGGAATGCGgtgaaaatcatgttttttaaaaatttaaaattttttattaaaaattaatttttttatgtgtttcgAATGATTTTTAtacgctgatctcaaaaataattttaaaaaataaaaaatatatcattttgatgcatttcaacatgaaaaacactttaaaaaacaatcacaactacactctcaaacataTCCTTAATAGGGAGATGACATTTTGTGtaatataattattcaaaaatacaatACATGCAATATCTTCGCTTCTctcaaatcatttattttttcattaattttcaatgtgattttttttataatctacttgtatatatattttaaataatataagagTTATTTCAATAtgatcttatttatttgataaattcaaacaaaaaaattaattaaatattaaaatataaaattaaataaaaatactatattaaaggataaaattgaaacaaaaataaaaaacccaaagaaattattaaaaaataaaattaaaaaaaaaccaaaaaattaaaaattggggccaaaaaacttttctaatataataaaaaaatacaataactaatttattattaatttaatattaaataataaaattaaataaaacctataatataattggaaaaaaataaaattcaagacaaCCACCGGGCCAATGACTAGAACCCGCGTGGGGGGGCGTATCATAAGCAGATCAACCATTGACCACCTCTGCGTGCACGCGCTTTTTACTTAAACTAACTAACTTCTccttcccccccccctctcagatacctatctctctctctctctctctctctctcatacacACACAGAGTTTTCAGTGACTGAGGGCGTATTCTCGAATCAAAGGCATCTTTCTAAGCACCCCCCGATTGCAATTTGCAGGTAAAGTTGAACGAACATCcagatcatgtttttttttttttttttttttttaaattaatttctttaagaTTTGATGCTTGTAAATTCTCTTTTCCATTATTATAGCCCGTCCGTTAACTGCCTGTCTCAAATCTctcattattgttattaagaATGCTTGGATCTAAATTAGATGCCATAAATTACTTGGGATTTATGTGAGTGAGTCTTTTGTAAGTTAActaaagaaatttattgagaattgttctttttttgAGCGATCCGTTTAGACCGATTGCTTTCAAACGAACGATTATGCTGTCCAAGATGCGTATTTCTGATGAGCTTTCAGTACTGGGATTAGTATGTTTGCAAGATTACCATTGGGTATTTCCGTACTAGTGTTCCCCCCCCCTCACCGTAATCACTCCATCGCTCGACTTTATTGGTTACCATGTGTTCAACGTTGCAATATAAATTCCTAGCTTgtttcaatttatgatttataagaAGAATGATACAAGTTTTATGTAATTAGCTTATGATCTTGCTCTCTATTGCTGTTCAAATGTTAGGTTTTTACCTTTCTATTCGAACTAGAAGGCCCATATGcatgtgattttgtttttgtgatttttctctAATGCGTGCCTCTTCTTCAAGGAACTTGGACTCAATGGCATTGGTTACGACCGCTGAGGTTTGTGATGCAAATCCACAGCTAATTGTTAGTGGTGAGCTTCGAGCACTCCAACCAATCTTTCAGATTTATGGACGGCGCCAGGTCTTCTCTGGTCCAGTAGTGACTCTTAAGGTGTTTGAGGACAATGTTTTAATTCGTGAGTTTCTTGAGGAGAAGGGTAATGGCAGAGTTCTTGTTGTTGATGGTGGTGGCAGTTTGCGCTGTGCGATACTTGGAGGCAATCCTGTGGTACAAGCTCAGAACAATGGATGGTCTGGTATAGTGGTTAATGGCTGCATAAGGGATGTTGACGAGATCAATGGTTGTGATATTGGAGTGAGAGCCCTGGCCTCCCATCCAATGAAAGCCAATAAGAAGGGGATTGGAGAGAAACATGTTCCTATTTCCATAGGTGGCACCAGAATCAGTGATGGAGAATGGCTTTATGCAGATACTGATGGAATCCTGATTTCTCGAACAGAGTTAGCTGTCTGAGCCGCCTCTTACTATGAAGATAGTTCTTCAAGAAcgcttttattaatttttctagcgATGCTTTACTTTTAAACCTATCTTTGGCACTCACATTTACATTCGCTGGTCTATTTGTGATTTgtagattagaaaaaaaagagaaaaaagcagAGCTGTTTCTGCCTTTCTGGTATCATGTCAGCAAAATATGTCGTTGATGTTGCAGAATACTTCTGATCGGGGTTTTATCTGATGGAACTCCTTGTGTTAGATTATTTGATATTTGCTTCTGCCCCCCTCTCCTTCTCTGAGTTTTTCTACTGAATAAAATCTCTTCTCTATCTTTATTTTGCGAATCAGAAGGTGGGGAAAGGAGGTTCGACGAACCCCAGAAAGTTTTTGGGGAAACAAGCAAGATTTTGGTCGTTGTAAGCCATTAGGTTTGGGTGGCAGGCAACAACTACGGCTGAAAACCTACCGGACTGGCATGACTGCTTCCATGCAGGCGGGCCAACATAGCTTAGGGTAAGCCTTTTATTTCTCAAGCCTAGAGGTTTTCGCTGCTCATTGTGGATGCATGACAAGACGACTTCCACATAGCTTAGGTTACAACTcgcatgatttttttcttatctcttcCAACATGGTAGGAAGTAGCATTAAAGTCAAGAAACAAACTTCTGCAGTCAACTGAAGTAGCAACAAATGAGAAATTGAGCCGCGCATATAGGTAAGAAAGAGTCAAGTTCATGCATGCCTAACTCTCTCCAGTTACATTCTCATCATCTCTTTACATACGAGGACAAACATGCATATATCATACACATAAAGATGTACACAAATGCATGCACTAGAGTGCGATTGGGTGTGAGTCGTTTATAAAAATTTACTCATGAACAATATGATCAAAGGGAGAGCGCtcggaaacatgtcttgaaaaTTCAGATGGGGCATAGAGGTAAGCTACCCAGAGAAAATGCTTTGTTATAACCAGACATCGTGTGACGTGGATAATAAATGGATACCTTAAATAAACGAACAACCTCCAAGCTtcttcacataatttttttgggagtatgcttttcaaattgacgGCTGTTAAATCTTAAACTGaggcttaattaaaaaattcaatttaatattaaaggataaaatataaaaaattaatttaaaatttttgttaaaataaacaaatagcaataaaaaatataaaagatgatggaatcataaaaaaataatttaaaaataatctaaaataaaataaataacaattaaaataatatggaccaaatatgatagattacaaaaataaaagaacgatggaattgaaaataaatttcaattctataaaataattcaaactaaaaaaaatcaattaaaataatagagagtaaagaaaaaaacaaattgaagagtTGTTGTGAAATTTTAAAAGGCTAATGTGGAGATTGaggatgagagagaaaagaaaaaaaatgaaattcaatcgGTGCAAAATTTAAAAGGATTATATTACACGCGCCATCCAAGGATGTAATACCCACCATGATGAATTGAAAAACACCAAATAAAGCTATTTTTTATCGTCGTTAGCCACTGCAAATGCCTTTTAAGCATGACGGAGTGACTCACTTGCCAACGCCTTCAACAAACATGCCAgccactattttttttcttttcattaattaaaagattaaaattgcccttaaaattatatgataaaaaaaaaaccaaaagaaaaatatgaattagCCCAAGGctagaaaaaaacttgattccTAGGGCAATTGATTCATTCTATAATGttataaaatgtaaaatatcaataacatCCCTGGACTCACTCaggtatataatttttgttttgtttttggaagcatttaattaattatacaacaTGAAAAGTTTAAAAAGACCAATATACtccttaataatttaaacaagataaatgaactttatgaaaattatattacTATCAAGAGGATGAGAGGGGTAAAATAGCAAAATCCAGTATTAcaatttacataatttattaaCCAAACCAAACCTAATTCAACCCAATCTAAAGTTTGGCTCACTCTGATTCAAAGACCCGGTCCATTTATTATTAACCAACTCCTCCTTAAGGGTGCAATCAAAGGTAATATTTGCAAGTAGTGTTTAAAAATgtagttaaaaatatagttttataaaatttaaaattaatttttaatatttttagatcgaTATGCTGACACGAAAAGTTTTTGAGGCTTGAATTTGCGGTAGTTAATGTGTTGGCCACGGATAAAACAGAATAGAAAGTATATAAGATAGGAAGAAACATTAGTGTAAAGAAGCTAACTGACACCATCGTATCAATCCATCGAAATTCTTATCCCTTTTGAaattacttataattttttatcatacaaaaaATGGTTCTCTTTTCAGGAACCAAATCTTACTTTTACTCTTCTCCCATAGTCTGCAAGTCCACTGCTAGTAACAGCAACCACAGCCATGCTGCCCATTCTCTGGACTCTGCCTACATCAAACGCGCCGCTCAAATCGCTGACAATTCCGCCGGATTCACCTCTCCCCACCCCAATTTCGGGTGCGTTATTGCCACACCTTCCGGAGTTGTCGCCGGAGAGGGCTATCTGTACGCGCAGGGGACCAAGGCTGCGGAGGTTCTTGCGGTGGAGGCTGCGGGCAGTTTTAGCAAAGGCAGCACTGCTTATTTGAATATGGAACCTGGTGATTGCCATGGTGACCAATCCGCTGTCTCTGCTCTTGTTCAGGTTTTACACTtgggtttttaattgtttagtttGTTGATATGTAAGATAAAGCAATTTAATAATCatgatgataattaattattatgtgATAATTAGATTTATACGTTGTGACGTAGTAGTTTGATTGATTGACGTTTGCGTAGATTAGGCAGGAATTACAAGAGTTGTGGTTGGAATCAGACATCCTTTGCAGCATCTTCATGGGAATGCTATACGCTCACTAAGAGGTCAAGGTTTGCAGGTTGATGTTGTTGGTGAGGATCTAAAGAGTAAAATTATGGAGGTAAGATTTTTGTTTGTCTGTAAACACCATTTTATTCTCTGAGACAATGAAGCTGTACATCTGACTTTTGCAAATCTACTGCAGCTTCTTTACTGACTATGCCATTTGCTAAGTTGGTCCTTGCTGATTTTATTTGCcaaccatatatatttttttctaggttttgcTAACAATTGCTTTGTAAAGCACAGTTTTACGGCACAGAAGCAAGCTAGTTCctggtgaattaattcactccgGTAGAGctgggaaatttttttttttttttcacttagtCAGCTTATCAAACTTCGGGACAACAATTTATTTGAACAACAAAGTCCAAACATGGTTTTTCCAAAAAATCATCTACGCAGCTCTAAGAACTCGGCATAGTTTCTTGATTAATTGCTTACAGTTCTTTGCCATCAGTGCCAATATTAACTGTATTTTGATGTGACAAGAGAACAAACTGATCGGTTCTTCTCTGGATAATttgtctcaaaaaaaaaaaaaaaaagaaaaaagaagaagaagaagggcaaACAAGAACAACTTCAAATATTCATGGTAACCATCAAACATATTGAGTAATATGATGGATAAGTACAGATTGTCATTACATGCACCCCCATGTCAAGTAGGTTATTGAGTTGCTCGTTTTTTGTGTCTTGATTCAAGTAATGGCTGGTGGATTATTAGAGCTTGAAGAAGTACAGTAGGCTTGCTTTGAATTTTGTGAAAAGATGCATATGCATTAGCTTTAGGTACTAATTTTTGTATATGGCATACTTCTTTAAATTTGACAATCATTTGTGTAAACTTGTGAAAGTTAGTGGCACATGCTTTATATATTCTCTTATTCTTTCACTATGCACTCAGGAAGCTCGAAAATCTTGCCTACTTGTGAATGCTCCTCTAATTCATCGAGCAACTTCCCGAGTTCCCTTCTCTGTTCTCAAGTATGCTATGACTCTTGACGGTAAGCATTATGGAGATATAGAGATCTTATTGACTCTTAGGCTAAACCATGCAAACCCCCCTTGAACTATTAGCCATTTTGATTAAcatctttatttttctgatttcatcaaactataatgttttttattgatacCCCCTCTGTTATATTCCATCTAACTTAGCTGTTATAGATCACATGCAAGTCTCAGTGTTTTCCTTGTAAGAATACTAAAAAGTCATTAAACCATCGAGGGTTGATTTCTTGATGACAATTTTGTCATATCGttgtaaatgatgtttttagCATTATATTGGTGgagtttattaattttgatgcttttttttttttcaattttttatgatattttgcaACGAAACTTTTGCAACACATGTTATTTAATGGACAAATGGACGGACTATAATGGAAGGGGTGGTTTCAAGGGTTgaaatcagataaaaaaatttcaaggggTGTCAATAGTAATAGCCAAGGGGGTGCTATGGATTAACCTGATTCTTAATTCCTTTTCAGAATTGAGGGagaagtttaataattttttttttgagggtGAAGTACATCATCTTCCAAATTACTTAAATGGATACCTTGAACTTTTGGTAAAGAAGTCTGACAATAGTCTTTGTGGATGCAAATAGGAAAAATTGCCACTACTAGTGGGCATGCAGCATGGATAAGCAGCAAGAAATCAAGGAATCGAGTTTTTGAACTACGGGGTAGAAGCGATGCTATTATTGTTGGAGGAAATACTGTACGCAAGGATAGTAAGTATGATCATTACTTTTTgacttagtatttttttttgctgattaTGTggtattaatttgttatttgaatTAGATCCACGTCTGACAGCCAGACATGGAGGTGGGCATACACCCATACGGATTGTAATGACACAAACATTTAATCTTCCTGAGGAGGCAAACCTTTGGGACATTTCTGATGTATCTACCATTGTTGTGACACAAAGGGGTGCCAGAAGGAGCTTCCAGAAATTACTTGCATCCAAAGGAGTCGAAGTGGTTGAGTTTGATATCCTAAATCCTAGAGAAGTTATGGAATACTTTCATGATCGTGGGTATCTTTCCATATTGTGGGAGTGTGGAGGGACACTGGCAGCATCTGCTATTTCATCTGGTGTGATACATAAGGttcctatttttcttttttcaaaatttttattttctttctgagATATCATATGTCTGTGTGCAAGCAGCATTTTAGATGTTCATGTATAATTTGGAAGCTTTTTTCTAGTCTTCAACGAggtgcattttttttcaaatgatcatCTATAGAATTGAAGCATGGCTAGTCTCTAGAAATTTAATCCAGTGGAGTAGgcacttttgtttttaataatggtGGTACATTATAAACTGGTCGATTAGTATGGCCTCATATACATGGGTTTAGAAGTTTTCAACAATTACCCTATCTTATGaaatgtgaaaataaaatttacaaatcCTTTGTAGAGTGGGGAGCATGGTTTCTCTCAGCTTAAATGTGTCTCTGTGAATACTAGCATTAGTTAAGTCCTTTCAACTTCAGCTGAATGCCTAACAATCAGCagttcatagtttttttatttttttttttttgacttctGTAAAATCCAATGTTATAATTAGCCACTGCCATATT
This genomic stretch from Populus alba chromosome 19, ASM523922v2, whole genome shotgun sequence harbors:
- the LOC118028873 gene encoding riboflavin biosynthesis protein PYRR, chloroplastic isoform X2 → MVLFSGTKSYFYSSPIVCKSTASNSNHSHAAHSLDSAYIKRAAQIADNSAGFTSPHPNFGCVIATPSGVVAGEGYLYAQGTKAAEVLAVEAAGSFSKGSTAYLNMEPGDCHGDQSAVSALVQAGITRVVVGIRHPLQHLHGNAIRSLRGQGLQVDVVGEDLKSKIMEEARKSCLLVNAPLIHRATSRVPFSVLKYAMTLDGKIATTSGHAAWISSKKSRNRVFELRGRSDAIIVGGNTVRKDNPRLTARHGGGHTPIRIVMTQTFNLPEEANLWDISDVSTIVVTQRGARRSFQKLLASKGVEVVEFDILNPREVMEYFHDRGYLSILWECGGTLAASAISSGVIHKVFAFVAPKIIGGKNAPSPVGELGMVEMSQALDLIDVCFEQVGPDMLISGFLQPVPDLVPVIPSEDETFAIDPSITPYESRIIFFYKTWDPYGAFSNFSPHPIQMPDGSGAYATWSSVEHYYQAHKFMGVDEPMAKDCVEKIKSAKSPEEAARMGRSMQKQRPDLKLILLCLHTISEPWEESA
- the LOC118028873 gene encoding riboflavin biosynthesis protein PYRR, chloroplastic isoform X3, with product MVLFSGTKSYFYSSPIVCKSTASNSNHSHAAHSLDSAYIKRAAQIADNSAGFTSPHPNFGCVIATPSGVVAGEGYLYAQGTKAAEVLAVEAAGSFSKGSTAYLNMEPGDCHGDQSAVSALVQAGITRVVVGIRHPLQHLHGNAIRSLRGQGLQVDVVGEDLKSKIMEEARKSCLLVNAPLIHRATSRVPFSVLKYAMTLDGKIATTSGHAAWISSKKSRNRVFELRGRSDAIIVGGNTVRKDNPRLTARHGGGHTPIRIVMTQTFNLPEEANLWDISDVSTIVVTQRGARRSFQKLLASKGVEVVEFDILNPREVMEYFHDRGYLSILWECGGTLAASAISSGVIHKVFAFVAPKIIGGKNAPSPVGELGMVEMSQALDLIDVCFEQVGPDMLISGFLQPVPDLVPVIPSEDETFAIDPSITPYESRIIFFYKTWDPYGAFSNFSPHPIQMPDGSGAYATWSSVEHYYQALNISASICFLFAHKFMGVDEPMAKDCVEKIKSAKSPEEAARMGRSMQKQRPDLVRSDWEGLKIDVMYRALKCKFSIYPHLQSMLLSTAGSVLVEASPHDLFWGGGREGEGLNYLGRLLMLIRSEFLGECSSPSEITCEAL
- the LOC118028873 gene encoding riboflavin biosynthesis protein PYRR, chloroplastic isoform X1, yielding MVLFSGTKSYFYSSPIVCKSTASNSNHSHAAHSLDSAYIKRAAQIADNSAGFTSPHPNFGCVIATPSGVVAGEGYLYAQGTKAAEVLAVEAAGSFSKGSTAYLNMEPGDCHGDQSAVSALVQAGITRVVVGIRHPLQHLHGNAIRSLRGQGLQVDVVGEDLKSKIMEEARKSCLLVNAPLIHRATSRVPFSVLKYAMTLDGKIATTSGHAAWISSKKSRNRVFELRGRSDAIIVGGNTVRKDNPRLTARHGGGHTPIRIVMTQTFNLPEEANLWDISDVSTIVVTQRGARRSFQKLLASKGVEVVEFDILNPREVMEYFHDRGYLSILWECGGTLAASAISSGVIHKVFAFVAPKIIGGKNAPSPVGELGMVEMSQALDLIDVCFEQVGPDMLISGFLQPVPDLVPVIPSEDETFAIDPSITPYESRIIFFYKTWDPYGAFSNFSPHPIQMPDGSGAYATWSSVEHYYQAHKFMGVDEPMAKDCVEKIKSAKSPEEAARMGRSMQKQRPDLVRSDWEGLKIDVMYRALKCKFSIYPHLQSMLLSTAGSVLVEASPHDLFWGGGREGEGLNYLGRLLMLIRSEFLGECSSPSEITCEAL
- the LOC118028874 gene encoding putative 4-hydroxy-4-methyl-2-oxoglutarate aldolase 2, whose product is MALVTTAEVCDANPQLIVSGELRALQPIFQIYGRRQVFSGPVVTLKVFEDNVLIREFLEEKGNGRVLVVDGGGSLRCAILGGNPVVQAQNNGWSGIVVNGCIRDVDEINGCDIGVRALASHPMKANKKGIGEKHVPISIGGTRISDGEWLYADTDGILISRTELAV